The Ralstonia sp. RRA DNA segment CGGCCATTGGCGTCTGCCTAACATATTTCATTCCCAAACAATGGGAGGCGACGGGGATTCTGCAGGTTGGCCAGGTCGCGAATGAAACGACACCGGCTTCGCCAATCTCGATCGAGCCCGCTGCGCGAGCACTGGAGCGTGTGAGAACACCGCAATTCACGAACAACGTCTTGAAGCTCCTTGGCGAGCCGAGTGGAGCTGACGGAAGCGCGGTTTCAGTCTTGGTTCGCCGTTCGTTGAAGTCGACGCCGCTAAGTGATCCGGGGCTCATTCAGTTTGCGGTACGTGGCCATTCGCCTGAAGAGGCGCGACGTGCGGCGCAAGCGGTCGCAGACGAGCTGACTCGCATTCACGCGGGGTTGATGCGCCCGTCCCTGGATAAGCTCGATGCGGATCTGGCAGAGGTGGAACAGGGGCTGATCACAGAGGGCAAGCGACGTGATTCACTCAGCGAACTAGTGAAGACTCGAGGCCAAACGGGGGTCGCTGGAAAGTTTTCCGAGAACGTTCTCCTCAATGAGATGCTTGCCGAGAACGATAAAGCGCTTCGTCTTCTGCGGCTTCGGAAGAACGCACTTCAGGAGCTCTTGACCGAGGCGCGTACGTTTAACACCCATCTGCTTGCGCCGGTCGAGGTGGATGGGCGCAACATATATCCGCGTCTGGGCCCCTTTGGGGCAGCTGGTTTGGCGATTGGGTTGCTTCTAAGTCTGTTGCTCGGCACTGCGATTGAAGTGAAACGCCGAATGCAGCAGCTGTAACGGTGCAACCTCTGACTCAAGTCGCACAGCGGTTATTTTCGATATCGGAACTGGATGACCAGAACCGCTGTGCAAGGTGTCGCCTAAGGGGTGCCCATCTAGGTGCTGGCAGTTTCCAAAGACAGATTCAAGCATGCATTACCGCGCCGGCTCGCAGCCAGAAAAATAACGATTGACAAGTTGGTTGCAATGACGCACCAGTACGCATAGCGAAAATCAACCGATGGAACGGCTGCCAGCAAACTGAAATAGCAGCCCAGCGCCGAAAGATTTAACGCAAATATCTGCATCCTCTCAACAGGCGATTGAATTCTTGTGCCCAATGCGAGCATGACGATCGAGAGAATTAGCCACGTGTATGGTTTGAACAGTTCGCTTAGAACACTGTTCTGGCTCTTCGCGACATAGTCTTCCATTAGCTGGGCCTGATCGGGGCGAGACAGAACTATATTCAAATCATTCCGCATGATTCCCGGCTGCCATACATAGGCCGGTGCAAGACTCGGAGAGCGCAGAAAATAGAGGAAAGCATCCCAGCGCATCTTCAGCGATAACAGGGGATGTGCGAGTACCGTATTCTTCCAAAGCCGATGAGTCTCTTCATACGGTGTCCCGGTCATAAGGCTGCCGCTTACATCATAGCCGCGGCTAATAAAGCACAGCGCGCGCTCATACAGAATGGGTTGCTTGGTGCACGCCATGAGGTCGTCTCGCTTTACCCAAGGGAGTAAATTCTCTCCAGTTTGAGCGGAAATTTTTGCGATCTCATCGCCCATGAGCAGAGTCTCATAGTGCTTCCGCTCGGCCTTCAGGAGGCCATAAGTAATCGCGGACACAGCAAGCCAGAACGCAACGGAGACAGTTGCAGTAATCAGGAGTCCCGAGAGTACTTTCCTGGGGCACAAGTAACGCAGCGAGGCGAAAAAAATAAGGGGTGCAGTGGCAAGAATCGCGTTGTGCCGTACCGCAAATGCATAAAATAGGAACGGTAAACTCAGCAATGCTAGCTTTCTGCTGTTCTTTTGGTTAAACAGCAGCCCTGTTGCCACCAGCAGTGAAAATGCCATTCCAACGTCCTTCCAGAGCACGCCGGAGAAATTCAGAATCCAGGGTAGGAAGAAGATGCTTGGAACGAGTACTTTCAGGTAGGGGTTGGAGATATTTATCTGCCAGATGAATATTCCAATCACCAATAGCACTAGATGCAAGACGAGCAAACTCTGGGGGCCGGAAACCAGCATCAGGCTCAGATGCCACACATAAGACATGATTGCCGGGTGGCTGTCCGAATAGCTTTGATTCAGCGCACTCTGATATTGAGTGATAGAGTCATGGGACATAAAGCCTGGGGCAAAGCATGTCCAGATTGTCAGAATAAGCAGGGCGGTTGTCGCGCCGGTCAATAACTTGCCGTATTTGCTGTTCATCGCAATGATGCTTGAGCCACTTTTAATGTTAATGGCATAAGGCCGTTAGGCGTTCGACGTTGACGTCTATGATCTGGTGCCGCACTTTGTATGCCGGTATTACGACTGCGATCTTGGCGGAATGACTTCTTGTCATGTTAAATCGGCATGAACCTGGCAAATTTAGTGAGTCGCCTGCTGCAAGCGAGCCAAAACGTCATCGTATTCGTCCAGGATTTTTCTCCATAGGAATTGTTCCACACAGCGCTGCTGCGCCGCATTAATCATCCTGGTACGCGCCGCGAGGTCGGGAGGATTGTCCAGATGGGTGGTCAGGTCGACCGCTGCCTTGAAGAACAGTCCGGACGCATCACCACCTAGAACCCACCGATTGAACGGATTGTCGTGGGCCAGAAGCAATGCGCCAGCGGCCATAGCTTCGATCAAGGATGGGTTGGTACCCCCTACCGAATGGCCATGAATGTACAGGTTGCTACGACGCCGTAGTTCGTTCAGTACGCTAGTGTTGTAAACACCGCCGGCGAAATGGACATCTGTGTGTTTGGCGCGAAGTTGTCGACCGTAGTCATTGATCTCGAAGTTACCCAGAACAACCATGGGCTTCTTCTTCTCGCTGCGTTCAAATGCCTCGAGAATCACATGAATCTGGTTCTCTGGCTCTGGACGCGCCACCACTAGGGAGAAGCTCTGACTCGGATACTGCGTGAGTAGCGGGTGGGACAGATCGTCTCTGTTCCCGGGTTGCAGCGCGTCGTCATCCACACCATATGCAATCATGGTGGATTCCTTACCAAGCTCCTCTTGCAAGTAACGTTGGATTTCTGGGTGATCGGCGATAAGAATATCTGCCTGACGGGCGGCTGACCGCTCATTCATGCGCAGCCAGATGCGCGCAAGTCGTCCCCATTTCTCTCGTCGCCACTCAATACCATCCATGTTGACGGCGTGCGGAATGGATCGTTGTTTCAGGTAACGCTGGAACACACCGGTCCCGTAGCCGAAGATCAATGCCACGGCGTTCTCTGGCACCTCTTTGAACGACCGCCAGTCATACTCAATGGTGCCGAGAGGGCCGCTGCTGCGAACCGAGATAAATCGGCGTCGAACCCCCATCCAAAGATCCTCATCAACGTTGTCTTTATTAACGGTGGGGTCCTGATTGCAGAACACGGTCACGTTGTGCCCCTGGCTAACCAGGTGGGGAGCAAGCACCTCAACCAATCTCTCGAATCCGCCGTAGCGGTTCGGAATGCCGCGTACGCCGATCAGATAAACATTTGCCATAGTCCAGACTTAGTGTAGGTAGCGCCCGCGCAGGACGTCACTCAGGATTCGAAGAAGACCTGCCATGCCGCCGAGGCAATAGCGCAGAAAGCCGGAGGGCCACGAGGATTTCAGGAGCACCCGACGCGCGGTGAATTCACCTTTACGCATCCTCCAGATGGCGCCAGATAATCCCCCGCTAGTGCCAGCGGGACGGTAGACGATAGACAACTCCCGCTCGAGAAAGCGGATTCGCGTATCAGATTGAACGTAGTGAAGAAGGAAGCACCAGTCTTCGCAGTATCGAAGTCGCACCAACCCGAGCCGCCGTTCCCGTCGGACAACCAGCGCGGGTGTGATCACCGGATTCAGGAGCGCAATCCACCAGCTGAATGGGATCCAGCGGCTCAGCGAGTGCGCCCAAAGGCGCGCTAACTTACCATACTTGGGCATCCCCTGAACATCATGAAACAGCAGATCAACTGGAGTGCTGTCGAGCTGCTGAAGTACCAGATCGATCTTGTCCTGCGTGAAGCTGTCGTCGGAGTCAAGGAACGCGATGTGGCTGAACCGCGCTCTTCTGATGCCCAGATTTCGGGCTGCCTGCGGCCCGCGATTGCGCTCGAACCGATAGCAGCGGATCGGGATGTTGTGGTTGTTGTTTGCGGGAAGCAGTGGACGCAGGTCTTCCGTGGATCCGTCATCGATAACGATGATCTCGACGCGATCAGGTTGTGCCGAGGCAACCGACTGACACGCTCGCGACACCATCTCCACGCGATTGAGCGTAGGAATGACCACTGATAGACCAGTCGGCCTCACAGAAGAATTGAATTGCATGATCAGTTGAAGAACGGGAGCTCACGCATGTAGGTTGATCCGGCTGCCCAGGTGAGGAGGATGACAACGTTCATAGCCGATAGGGCAATGAATTGACTCCCCGAGTTCGTGTAGGGGGTGAGCGACGGGCTGAGCGTTAAAAACAAGATGACTGGGTACATACCGTAAATGAAGCGATACCCAAAATAAGGCAACGTGAGAAACGGCACGCAGATAATGGCTAGCCGAAGCGAAATGACATAAGTCTTGTCAGACAAGATATTGCTGGTTCTTACTCCGTTTCGGCGAAACAGGATCGGAGCCAGCAATGCGGAAACAACGCAGGAAAAGGAAAGGATGCGAATCCAAAGCTCGCTGCTTTCGTGCATCGTGTACTTGTTGATCTCGTACAGAAAGCGTGAAACAAAAGGCAGCTCAATGGAGCTGTGCAGAGAGTGGACGGTGAGCAGAATCAGCCCTGCCATTAACGGCAGGAAGACCTTCCAGTTCTGTCGCGCCAGAAAGTACCCGAGCAATACCAGGCCGGCGCTTGTATGAAAGGCCATTGAAAATGCGCCCAGCAACAATGTGAGCAGCAAGTTGACAGGTGCGAGAGATATGCCAAGCACCATCAATCCTACCGATAAGCCTTGTCTCAATGCATTGGTGGACAGTTCAATCCCGATGAGCGATAGCAGGAACGCCGACAAATAGCATAGGCGGACACGCCACGGAGCACGGAAAAAAAGCACGGGTAGCACAATCAGGAAAATCCATGCGGCGGGCAGAAAATTGGTATCGCAGCTGCCGAACATGGCAAAGTTCAGCGCCTCAGTTGCGATCTGGAAGCTGGATTCACGATCCTCTATCAGCCCTCCTTTGCAGAAATCGGTAAATATTCCCGCGTAGGTAACCGTGTCAACTCCAAAGTCGAGGCTGCGAAAACACATCATCGTGATGATGATGATGACCGCTGTAGCACCGCCGATGAGATGCGGTGCGGGATGTCGGACGTTCAGCAGGCGGGCGCTGACGCCTGAGGACAGCGATAGCACAACGGCTATCAAGACAATGTCAGTCAGAAACATAGGATGGTGCGTCCGGTTGGCAACGTGTTCACGACAAACGCGACTGGTGCCAGTAGAGAGCGTCTTATCGATTGCTCTTTGTCAATTCCAGTTTCTTGCCCATCTTTTGGATATGCAGCGACGCGACACTGAATGCCTGCTCGGTGTTCAGCACATCGCGCAGAACAATCGTGTTATCGGGGTGAAAGCGCTTCAATTGACGCTGGACAATCGAGCGTCCGATGCGCGTAGCTTCGCGTGCCATTGCGCCTAGGAACTCAAATGCCGTTGCCACATAACCGGCTTCGCGAGCATGCTGCAACATGCACTGCATCACCATCCCCTTGTATTGCGGATCACTGATCAAGCAGCGCAGATAGAGCATCGAGAAGTTCGCCTTCTGGAGCCACTGCGGCTTGTCTTCGATACCTTTCAGCAGTGAGTATCCCCACACAGTGGGGACGCTGTAGTACTCCGGTACGCGCGCGTCCCACACTAGATTCTTGAACGCACCAATGTGTGCGTTATCGCGAAGTCCACCTACGTGGCGACCCTGTGCACTTTTTCCGGAAGTGCTGCCAGCACATGCACCTGGGATGACAATAGGAAAATCAACCTGATAGCTTTTTTGACTTTCAAGCGATATCAGCGCCGCACTGTAGATGTCTGGGCTGACCCCTCCAAAAAGTTCACCATGCCTCGCAACGATACGCTCGACCAGTTGGCGGGAGATCATTCCGGCATAGGCACGGGGCATGCCGAGCACGCCGCCCCCCATATTACGCAGCGCGATCGACAACTCTGCCTTTGCGTCGAAGGGAGTCACTCGTCCATCAAAGTCGCTGATAACGAGCGTGCTCCCTTCGGCCTTCCATCGTGTCGTGCTTGAGAAGGTCGGCCAGTAGTACAACATGGGGAAGGTGAAGCTGAAGGCGTCAACATGGTTGGCGATCCCCCAACGCGCAACCTCCGTGATCTGCGTGGATACCAGATCATCATCCCCAATGAATGCTAGGTACTCACCCGTTGCATGACTCAGCGCGAGATTGAAGTTGTCAACTACGCTGAGCGGTTCGCCGGGCCGAAGAAGCTTTAGGCGCGAACTGTCCTCGCCAGCAAATTCGGGGCTGATTCTGTCTTCATTGGTGGTGTCGCTGACAACGACTTCCAGTTCGTCGGAGGCCGCCAGCACCGCACGGATCGTGGAAACCGCGCATTCAGGGCGTCCGTGAGTGGGGATGATGACTGATACCAGTGGGCGCATTACTTCTTCACCTGTTTACGAACATAGGGCAGCGTGAGCAGAAGCTGCTTGATGCGCTCCACGCTCAATCGCTCGGTGTTGTGCGAGGTGTAGTCATCAACGTCGTTGGCGTCGGGTTGGCCTTCCAGAATGAACTTGTCGTAGTTCAGGTCGCGATTGTCCGCGATGATTCGGTAGTAGCGGCCCATATCTTCCGCCTTGGCCATTTCTTCACGTGATACCAGCGTCTCGTAGAGTTTTTCGCCGTGGCGAGTACCGATAATCTCGACGGGGGCATCACTATTGAGGAGTTCCTTCAGCGCCTGTCCGAGGTCCGCGATCGTGGAGGCCGGAGCCTTCTGGACAAAGATATCCCCTTGGGTGCCGTGCTGGAAAGCATGCAGTACGAGGTCGACTGAGTCTTCCAGCGACATCAGGAAGCGGGTCATCTTGGGGTCAGTCACGGTCAACGGTTTTCCTGCCTTGATCTTGTCGATGAAGAGCGGAATGACCGAGCCGCGCGAGGCCATCACGTTGCCATAGCGGGTGGCGCAAAGTACCGTGCCACCTTCGCGAACGGTGCGCGACTTTGCAACCATGATTTTCTCGGCCATGGCTTTGGAGATACCCATCGCATTGATCGGATACACCGCCTTATCGGTGCTTAGCACGACAACCCGCTTGACGTTGTTGGCGATGGCGGCGTTCAGGACGTTCTCGGTGCCGACGACATTGGTGAGCGTCGCCTCCATTGGGTAGAACTCGCAGGAAGGCACCTGCTTGAGGGCCGCCGCATGAAAGACGTAGTCGACACCGTCCATCGCGCGTGCGACGCTTTCGTAGTTGCGAACATCACCGATATGAAATTTGACTTTGCGATTGTTGATGGCAATTCGCATGTCTTCCTGTTTCTTCTCGTCACGGCTAAAAACAATGATCTCTTTCACCGACGAGTGCAGAAAACGATTCAGAACCGTATTGCCGAACGAGCCTGTTCCGCCGGTGATCATCAGGACTTTATTGTCAAACATTATAAATATCTCTCAAAAATTCCGAATCAGAAATTGGGCGACCAATGCAATAGCTATGAGTGGCGTGATGAGTTTTAATGTTAATGCGGCTGAATACTTTGCTGCAGCATGCACTTTCTCCAAATTGAATGCTCTGGCCCAACTGATGAGGGTCGATGATGCTTGATAGGCGGCGTATACAAAGCATACGCTTTGGACGCTCTGCTTGTAGGCGGCAAAGGCGGCCAGCGCCAATGTGGCAGCACTGAGGGCCATGGATGCTACAGCTTGGAAGCGGAAATCTTTTGCGTAAAGCAATAGCGTGTAGGGGATATAGCCAAATGCGCCCACGACAAAACCGGGCAGGAGTATTCCTACATAGTGGGAAATGATCTTGTCGTCATGATTATGGCCAACCCAGAAACTAATGAGAGGATCTCGCGCCAGCCAGAAAGCCAGGCATGGCAGAGATGTGATCAGAATTGTGCAAAGTACGAATCTCTGGATCGTGACATTGGGAAAGGTGTCACCCTCGAGATTCTGATTCAGCACACGAGGCTGAAAGTACTGGCTGATGGGGCCGGCTAGCAGTGAGAGCGGAACCATGCAAACAGTCGTCGCCAGAAAATAGGGTGACACACTGTTGGCAGAAATCAAGCCGGAGACCAAGGGCTTGTCCAACTGAGTAACGGCTGCACCCGCCGCGGAGAAGAGTACCAGCGCACGCCCCTTCTTTATCAGCTCGAATGCATCACGGATTCCGGGTCGCTCTAGAACTGACTGTCTCGAGGCATCGATCCAGTATGTGAAACAACGATAGCGCGTGACCAATGCCTGACCAGCGGAAAACACGAGTTGCGTGACGATGAACGCCATCATCGTGTTGGAAATGGCCGCCAGGACGTAGGCCGTAGCGCAGGCTCTAGCTGCTACACCCACGACCTGAATTGTGCTCGCCGCCGAATACTCACGACGGGCGAGCATGGTTGCGTAGTACATGTTCTGGAGTACCAGCACCCAAAAGAGCGCGATGGCGCCCATGATGGTGCCCCATCCGATACTGGAGAAAGCACCCAGAACCTTAAGGCAGACAGTGACTGGTATCAGCAGAAAATAGAACCCTGTCAGGCTGATCTCTGCGGTACGCGTGAGTGTAAGCAGCTCCGCTGGAGAGGAGTGGGCAATCGCGACGTCACGGCCGATCAGCGTTGACATGCCCAGATCCAGCATGATCAAGAGATTCTGAAGCGACAGAATCACGGCGACCACGCCGAATTGCTCCGGACCGAGGTGATGTCGATAGAACGGCAGGAAGATGAATCCCACAAGCACTGCCGACACTCTGCCGGCATACAGCATCACCATATCGAGCGCAGTGGTACGCAGCAATTTCATCGGTACCTTTAGCTCTGAACGTGATTCTGCAAGTCTGCAACTGCATGCGCGCAGATCTCGCCGATGGTATCGACGTCTGCCTCGCTCAGCCACCAGCCGCAGGGAAGGGCAATGATGCGGCTCTGCAGATCGGTTGTGTGCGGTAGCGGGGCCGGCCCAATTGCGTGGAAACCGCTGTAGGTGTCATTGCGGTGATGAAGGATGGATGCAGAAACGCCTTGGCTCTTCAATCGTTGAAGTAGCGCGTCTCGGTGCTCGGCCAAGCAGAGCATGACCCAGTACGCGGCATCTGCGCCACTTGCAGCATTCATCGTGGTGATGCCCTTGATGCCCGCGAGCCGCGTTGCAAGCTTGGCTACGTTGGTGCGCGCCTGCTCGACTCGGCCCTGGGCCGTGTCCAGTTGGGCGCACCCGAGCGCAGCACTCACATTGCTCATCGTGTACGTCCATCCGATCTCAGGAATGTCCGCGGCAGGATTAATTTCGCCGTCCGCTGTACGGAATGTCGTGCCGTCAATGCCGAAACGCCGGAGTTGACGTGCCTTCGTGGCCATCTCCGCCGATTTGCAAACCAAGGCACCCCCGTCGATGCAGTTGATCTGCCGATTGGGGTAGAAGGAGTAGATCGAGAAATCCGCAAGCCCGCCGACGTGTGCGCCATCCTGCAGGGCAAACAGCGCGTTGTTGCAGTCTTCAATAAATGCAATACCTCGGGCCTTGCACAACGCGGCCATTTCGCGCGCCGGGCCGGGGTATCCCGCGACGTGATACATGACCACGGCCTTTGTCTTGTCGCTGAGCTTTTGCGCGGCATCGGCGACATCCATCTCAACCGAACTGGGGCATACGTCAACCCATACTGGTACGGCGCCACAATGCGCAATCGCGGAGTTGGTGGACATGCAGGAAAAAGCTGTGGTCAGGACTTCATC contains these protein-coding regions:
- a CDS encoding DegT/DnrJ/EryC1/StrS family aminotransferase, producing MKQIPLFGVPRLPEMEAATLEVLRSGQIASGKYVQMFEQGIGNLVGQSHVVSTHDMTSALFLALHLAGVRPGDEVLTTAFSCMSTNSAIAHCGAVPVWVDVCPSSVEMDVADAAQKLSDKTKAVVMYHVAGYPGPAREMAALCKARGIAFIEDCNNALFALQDGAHVGGLADFSIYSFYPNRQINCIDGGALVCKSAEMATKARQLRRFGIDGTTFRTADGEINPAADIPEIGWTYTMSNVSAALGCAQLDTAQGRVEQARTNVAKLATRLAGIKGITTMNAASGADAAYWVMLCLAEHRDALLQRLKSQGVSASILHHRNDTYSGFHAIGPAPLPHTTDLQSRIIALPCGWWLSEADVDTIGEICAHAVADLQNHVQS
- a CDS encoding glycosyltransferase family 2 protein, giving the protein MQFNSSVRPTGLSVVIPTLNRVEMVSRACQSVASAQPDRVEIIVIDDGSTEDLRPLLPANNNHNIPIRCYRFERNRGPQAARNLGIRRARFSHIAFLDSDDSFTQDKIDLVLQQLDSTPVDLLFHDVQGMPKYGKLARLWAHSLSRWIPFSWWIALLNPVITPALVVRRERRLGLVRLRYCEDWCFLLHYVQSDTRIRFLERELSIVYRPAGTSGGLSGAIWRMRKGEFTARRVLLKSSWPSGFLRYCLGGMAGLLRILSDVLRGRYLH
- a CDS encoding EpsG family protein, which encodes MFLTDIVLIAVVLSLSSGVSARLLNVRHPAPHLIGGATAVIIIITMMCFRSLDFGVDTVTYAGIFTDFCKGGLIEDRESSFQIATEALNFAMFGSCDTNFLPAAWIFLIVLPVLFFRAPWRVRLCYLSAFLLSLIGIELSTNALRQGLSVGLMVLGISLAPVNLLLTLLLGAFSMAFHTSAGLVLLGYFLARQNWKVFLPLMAGLILLTVHSLHSSIELPFVSRFLYEINKYTMHESSELWIRILSFSCVVSALLAPILFRRNGVRTSNILSDKTYVISLRLAIICVPFLTLPYFGYRFIYGMYPVILFLTLSPSLTPYTNSGSQFIALSAMNVVILLTWAAGSTYMRELPFFN
- a CDS encoding glycosyltransferase, which produces MRPLVSVIIPTHGRPECAVSTIRAVLAASDELEVVVSDTTNEDRISPEFAGEDSSRLKLLRPGEPLSVVDNFNLALSHATGEYLAFIGDDDLVSTQITEVARWGIANHVDAFSFTFPMLYYWPTFSSTTRWKAEGSTLVISDFDGRVTPFDAKAELSIALRNMGGGVLGMPRAYAGMISRQLVERIVARHGELFGGVSPDIYSAALISLESQKSYQVDFPIVIPGACAGSTSGKSAQGRHVGGLRDNAHIGAFKNLVWDARVPEYYSVPTVWGYSLLKGIEDKPQWLQKANFSMLYLRCLISDPQYKGMVMQCMLQHAREAGYVATAFEFLGAMAREATRIGRSIVQRQLKRFHPDNTIVLRDVLNTEQAFSVASLHIQKMGKKLELTKSNR
- a CDS encoding polysaccharide biosynthesis protein; protein product: MFDNKVLMITGGTGSFGNTVLNRFLHSSVKEIIVFSRDEKKQEDMRIAINNRKVKFHIGDVRNYESVARAMDGVDYVFHAAALKQVPSCEFYPMEATLTNVVGTENVLNAAIANNVKRVVVLSTDKAVYPINAMGISKAMAEKIMVAKSRTVREGGTVLCATRYGNVMASRGSVIPLFIDKIKAGKPLTVTDPKMTRFLMSLEDSVDLVLHAFQHGTQGDIFVQKAPASTIADLGQALKELLNSDAPVEIIGTRHGEKLYETLVSREEMAKAEDMGRYYRIIADNRDLNYDKFILEGQPDANDVDDYTSHNTERLSVERIKQLLLTLPYVRKQVKK
- a CDS encoding DUF1972 domain-containing protein, with the protein product MANVYLIGVRGIPNRYGGFERLVEVLAPHLVSQGHNVTVFCNQDPTVNKDNVDEDLWMGVRRRFISVRSSGPLGTIEYDWRSFKEVPENAVALIFGYGTGVFQRYLKQRSIPHAVNMDGIEWRREKWGRLARIWLRMNERSAARQADILIADHPEIQRYLQEELGKESTMIAYGVDDDALQPGNRDDLSHPLLTQYPSQSFSLVVARPEPENQIHVILEAFERSEKKKPMVVLGNFEINDYGRQLRAKHTDVHFAGGVYNTSVLNELRRRSNLYIHGHSVGGTNPSLIEAMAAGALLLAHDNPFNRWVLGGDASGLFFKAAVDLTTHLDNPPDLAARTRMINAAQQRCVEQFLWRKILDEYDDVLARLQQATH